The sequence below is a genomic window from Saccopteryx leptura isolate mSacLep1 chromosome 3, mSacLep1_pri_phased_curated, whole genome shotgun sequence.
AAGATGTGGACGCATCAACACCCTCCTACCCATCTTCAAGCCTCCCTGTCTTAAGAGGTGACGAAGGTCTGAGAGGGGCTGACACTGGCCCGAAATCATAAAGGGAGAAGCACAGGACAGgaccccaagcctcagtttccagtCTCTACTTCCAGCAGTGAGCGGATATCCCAACAGTCCAGACCGAGGCTGGAAGCTGGGCTCATGGCTCAGTCTTGCCATAGAACTTGACCTTCAGTACCCAAAAAGTTTCAccatttaaaaatcacatttcccATAGAAACAAAGCTCTGGCTCCAAGTAAACAGTGGTTAAGACCTGGCTGGGTCCATGGGCATCCTTCTAATAGCTGGCCATGGTCTCCACCATTCCCAGCTGTCATCTTTTCCCCGACCCTCTCTCTGCTGTTGCCAAGGGTTCGAGAGCCTATCACTCTATGACATGAGAGGTTGTGCTCTGAGACACTAAGATTGCCATGGTTTCCCCTCAGCCCAGGGAGCCAGGCAACAGTGACAAAACCCTCTTCTAAAACTCGCCTCTTCCTGGGTCCCAGGAAGGCCGCTGTGGTCAACTCACCGCCTTGCCCGGCCGGGCCCAGGTACAGATGAGGCCCTCCTGGCAGGCGGTGATGATGCAGTCCTCCAGGAAGAGGAGGACCGTCAGCCGTTCCTGGGCAATCTTCTTGCACACCAGGGGCTCAAGCAGTGGCACCTCGTGGATGCGTGGGCACAACGCCGTGCCCAGCACCTTGGCTGGGTCCAGCCGGCTGCGGGGAACTGGGCCACTGGGCTTGTCCCCGCTGCCACCCCCACCACTGCCCCCCCGGCTGATGTTGCCTAGACTGTGGTAGCGCTTGTGCTCCTTCTCTGACCCCCGGTCCCGCCGCTCCTGAAACGTGAGTGTGGCAAAGCGGCCAATGCTAAATGGAGTGCCTGGCTCTGTCGCTGCCCCTGGGCCACCCACCTTGCCACTGCCCGCGGGGTGTGGGAGGCTGTTGGAGCGTGACAGGGAGCGGGGCAGGGGCCCAGAGCCAGGCTCGCCACCCCGAGAGCTGCTGGTGGCAGGTGGAGTGGTGCCAGGCGTACTGGGAAGAGTGCGGGTGCGGGCCAGGGGTGGGTGTGGGTAAAGCACGTCTTCGGTGAGGTCCCACAGGCAGaactgtgtgtcctggccggctGAGCCGAAGCGGTAGGTGATGGAGCCGGCTTTGGGCATTGGGGAGAATGGGGCTCCCCCATTTGGGCTTGGGCCGGCTGCctcaggctcctcctcctcctcgacACTCTGTTCCCCGTCACCACTGGCCGCTGCCGTTTCTTCCGCCCTTGTGGTATAGGGGTCGAAGGCCACAGCGTTGACCCAGGACTTGTGGCCATGGCCACGGGCTACCACGCGGCCTTCAGTGAAGGACCACACAGTGACCAGATCATCTTCACCACCCGTTACAACGTAGCGCCCGTCAGGGCTCCAGCACACGCAAAGCAGGCCCCCAAAGTAACTCTTCATGAGCCCCCGCAGGAGCATGGAGTCGAAGTGGAAGACGCGCAGGCAGCCATCTTGGCTGACACAGGCCAGGTGCCGGCCATCGGGTGAGAAGGCAAACTCGTTGAGGGGCCCCTCACCCACCGCCCACTTGGCCAGCGGGTTGCGGGGAGCCTTGCTCTTGGCAGCGTAGACAGCGAAGCCCTCACCCTGCTTTAGCAGGCTGTACTGGGGTGGCGCTGAGGCGCATGGGTGGCTGACGTTATACAGGTACAGGTGACCACTGGCATGTGATGCCAGGAACAGGCTCTCTGACTCAGGCAGCCACTTCAGATAAGTCACCTTGGTCTTGTCAATCAGCCGCTGCCAGGGGAGACGATGGGGGTTGGGAGAAGAAAATCAGCCCATCAGGTCTCCTTCCCAACCTGATTCCCCAGGTCATCAGACGTGGCCCAGGCCTCCTGGGAGAGGGGCCCCCAATCTATGGGAAAGGACAGTCATGGGAACGCAGGGGGAGAAGGGCTGCTTGTGTGGTGGCCACAggagctccatggagcctcaatGTCCCATCGTTGACAAGGGGGCGGTCCTGCCTTCCACAGAACTGTCCTCTAACGGCTCCCACCATCTTTACCGTTTCAGGCTTAAGGTAACAAACTGATTGATAGGATGCAGCTCCCCCAAGGAAGGGATCTTCGTCTATTTAGTTCACTGTTCCAACCCCAGAGCACAGAGATTTGCACACAAGAGGCACCTGGTGTTTCCAGGACACATGAGTGACAAGCCCATTCTGCTTGCAGCTCACCTTTGCTCCTTTCCTCCTCACAACACacatccaattcttttttttttttaatacatccAATTCTTTAATAGTCCGCAGAACCTGACTTCTGCTCACCCCAATCACCTAGTCCCAGCTGCCATCAACCCTGTAATGGCCTAACTGGCAACCAGGCCTCCACTGCCCGTGTCCACTCCCTACCTTCTTGCCAGGTAGTTGCTGTTAAAATGTGAGTCAGCACCTGGCGCGCTCCCGTGAGCACCAGGACAGCCTTTCTTAACCATGGCTCCATAGAGAATTAGGCCTGAAAGCCCTTCACCCTCTGGCATCCACTGAATGGAAAGAATTGACTGCTTTTCTAGGTATCTAAGTTGCTTCTCATTCTTGGGAGGattaagaaaataaccaaatcaaACTATTTCTGTGTTCTATGGCTTAGATGAACCCTGGGGAAGAGAGGTTCTAAAAGCCCACGTCTTTTCCACAGCCTTCCAGCCCCTACATGACGTGGCCCCACACAGGATTTCTCGGAGCTCACCCGCCACCCTGTCGCCCTCCTCGataactgccctggccaggtccTGCTTCAGGGCTTCTGTCCTAGCTGTTACCTCTACTGAGAATGTCCTTCCTCAGATAACTCTTCTTGCCTCCTTCGTGGCTTTTTTTCAATGTCACCTTCCAGCGAGGCCCTTCCTGAGCACCCTGTTTACACCGCACTCCCTGTGCCCCTTCTCTGCCAGCTTTTCCTCTGCAGCACTCAGCGCCTTCCGACATACAGCATGCATCACCTGTTTGATAACTGTCTCTCTAGCTAGATGAAGGCTCCAAAAAGGCAGGCCCAGTGCTGAGAACATGCCTGGC
It includes:
- the DMWD gene encoding dystrophia myotonica WD repeat-containing protein isoform X2, translating into MAAGGAEGGAAPGTSMGDCAEIKSQFRTREGFYKLLPGDGAGRRSGPASAQTSAPPQPPQPPPGPASASGPGAAGSASSPPPSGPGPGPALPAVRLSLVRLGEPDNAGTGEPPATPVGLGAGGDRVCFNLGRELYFYPGCCRRGSQRSIDLNKPIDKRIYKGTQPTCHDFNQFTAATETISLLVGFSAGQVQYLDLIKKDTSKLFNEERLIDKTKVTYLKWLPESESLFLASHASGHLYLYNVSHPCASAPPQYSLLKQGEGFAVYAAKSKAPRNPLAKWAVGEGPLNEFAFSPDGRHLACVSQDGCLRVFHFDSMLLRGLMKSYFGGLLCVCWSPDGRYVVTGGEDDLVTVWSFTEGRVVARGHGHKSWVNAVAFDPYTTRAEETAAASGDGEQSVEEEEEPEAAGPSPNGGAPFSPMPKAGSITYRFGSAGQDTQFCLWDLTEDVLYPHPPLARTRTLPSTPGTTPPATSSSRGGEPGSGPLPRSLSRSNSLPHPAGSGKVGGPGAATEPGTPFSIGRFATLTFQERRDRGSEKEHKRYHSLGNISRGGSGGGGSGDKPSGPVPRSRLDPAKVLGTALCPRIHEVPLLEPLVCKKIAQERLTVLLFLEDCIITACQEGLICTWARPGKAGISSQPGNSPSGTVV
- the DMWD gene encoding dystrophia myotonica WD repeat-containing protein isoform X1, whose translation is MAAGGAEGGAAPGTSMGDCAEIKSQFRTREGFYKLLPGDGAGRRSGPASAQTSAPPQPPQPPPGPASASGPGAAGSASSPPPSGPGPGPALPAVRLSLVRLGEPDNAGTGEPPATPVGLGAGGDRVCFNLGRELYFYPGCCRRGSQRSIDLNKPIDKRIYKGTQPTCHDFNQFTAATETISLLVGFSAGQVQYLDLIKKDTSKLFNEERLIDKTKVTYLKWLPESESLFLASHASGHLYLYNVSHPCASAPPQYSLLKQGEGFAVYAAKSKAPRNPLAKWAVGEGPLNEFAFSPDGRHLACVSQDGCLRVFHFDSMLLRGLMKSYFGGLLCVCWSPDGRYVVTGGEDDLVTVWSFTEGRVVARGHGHKSWVNAVAFDPYTTRAEETAAASGDGEQSVEEEEEPEAAGPSPNGGAPFSPMPKAGSITYRFGSAGQDTQFCLWDLTEDVLYPHPPLARTRTLPSTPGTTPPATSSSRGGEPGSGPLPRSLSRSNSLPHPAGSGKVGGPGAATEPGTPFSIGRFATLTFQERRDRGSEKEHKRYHSLGNISRGGSGGGGSGDKPSGPVPRSRLDPAKVLGTALCPRIHEVPLLEPLVCKKIAQERLTVLLFLEDCIITACQEGLICTWARPGKAFTDEETEAQTGEGSWPRSPSKSVVEGISSQPGNSPSGTVV